One window of Thermocoleostomius sinensis A174 genomic DNA carries:
- a CDS encoding PhzF family phenazine biosynthesis protein, translating into MGLSIVQVDAFTSKPFAGNPAAVCIMPTPQTDGWMQQVAQEMNLSETAFVSKQEDGFELRWFTPKVEVDLCGHATLASAHVLWSEGHLPIDQEARFYTRSGLLTAKHQAGWIELNFPATPSQDARILPTLIKALNVPIREVYINSLGYLVEVDSEACVRQVQPNFSLLSELPVHGVIVTSVGDQSDYDFVSRFFAPAIGVNEDPVTGSAHCCLGPFWRDRLNQTEFLAYQASPRGGIIKVRCEGDRVILAGQAITVLRGELLT; encoded by the coding sequence ATGGGGCTATCGATCGTTCAGGTTGACGCATTCACATCCAAGCCTTTTGCAGGAAATCCAGCGGCTGTCTGCATCATGCCAACGCCTCAAACAGATGGCTGGATGCAACAGGTAGCCCAGGAAATGAACCTATCTGAAACGGCCTTTGTGTCAAAACAAGAAGATGGGTTTGAGCTACGCTGGTTCACGCCAAAAGTAGAAGTCGATTTGTGTGGACATGCGACGCTAGCTAGTGCCCATGTATTGTGGTCGGAAGGGCATTTACCGATCGATCAAGAAGCTCGATTTTATACACGCAGTGGTCTGCTGACAGCAAAACATCAAGCAGGTTGGATTGAGTTAAACTTTCCGGCTACACCGTCCCAAGATGCCAGGATTCTACCAACATTGATCAAAGCCCTGAATGTACCCATTCGGGAAGTTTATATCAATTCGCTTGGCTATTTGGTTGAAGTAGACTCTGAAGCTTGCGTTCGCCAAGTGCAGCCAAACTTTAGCCTGCTCAGCGAATTACCTGTTCACGGAGTGATTGTCACCAGTGTGGGCGACCAGTCAGACTATGACTTTGTTTCGCGTTTCTTTGCACCTGCAATCGGCGTGAATGAAGATCCGGTTACTGGATCGGCCCACTGTTGTCTAGGCCCATTTTGGCGCGATCGGCTCAATCAAACGGAATTTTTGGCCTATCAAGCATCGCCAAGGGGGGGGATCATTAAGGTGCGCTGCGAGGGCGATCGGGTGATTTTGGCAGGGCAGGCCATTACCGTTTTGCGTGGAGAACTACTGACATAG
- a CDS encoding (2Fe-2S) ferredoxin domain-containing protein, producing the protein MNNIIDPPVRRTVLVCQHQACRKAGARQVFALFQTSPLPDVAIVPVQCLGECGNGPMVLVLPERIWYNRVNPDEVPAIIQRHLQQGTPIEPMLYPKFHSH; encoded by the coding sequence GTGAATAACATCATTGACCCCCCTGTCCGTCGCACAGTTTTAGTGTGTCAGCATCAAGCTTGCCGCAAAGCCGGAGCCAGGCAGGTTTTCGCTTTGTTTCAAACCTCACCGTTACCTGATGTAGCGATCGTGCCTGTTCAATGTCTAGGAGAATGTGGCAATGGGCCAATGGTGTTGGTATTGCCAGAAAGAATCTGGTACAACCGAGTCAATCCCGACGAAGTACCCGCTATTATTCAGCGGCATTTGCAACAGGGAACCCCGATCGAGCCAATGCTTTATCCAAAGTTTCATTCTCATTAA
- the glgX gene encoding glycogen debranching protein GlgX, protein MSIHHTYTYGNFVLLRGQPFPFGASPVPGGINFSIYSNYATSITLVLFKKNTPEPFAEILIPREFRLGNVASIVVMGLDYEDIEYGYRVDGPYAPRAGHRFDKSKILLDPYAKSIGGRGVWGETPRDNDIYPYRAQVIVNDFDWEGDRPLEIAEEDLIIYEMHVRGFTCHPSSKVTPAHRGTFAGLQEKIPYLKSLGVNCVELMPVFEFDELDNPRHNPLTGDRLFNYWGYSTVGFYAPKAGYAATGRSGGQVQELKTLVKELHRNGIEVFLDVVFNHTAEGNEYGPTISFRGLDNKTYYMLTPEGFYYNFSGCGNTLNCNHPVVRNFVLDCLRYWASEYHIDGFRFDLASILGRDPCGIPLANPPLLEILAFDPILAKCKLIAEAWDAGGLYQVGSFPDYDRWGEWNGKFRDDMRRFLKSQGCLKDVAQRMQGSPDMYGRVGRRVSSSINFITAHDGFTLTDLVSYNEKHNESNGENNQDGDNHNESWNCGAEGPTTDIEVNTLRRRQIRNAIALLMVSQGIPMILMGDEMGRTQAGNNNAYCHDSELSWLDWNLLKTNAALFRFVKSCISFRHAHPALRSREYFRHQDYMGSGYPDISWHGVEAWHPDWSDETHTLAFLLCGKHAQAGTAQDDFIYVAMNMHWEPHGFQLPKLPPLMQWHVFANTWMQPPDDVYEPGTEPPIAEQNWIMVGARSVVILVGR, encoded by the coding sequence ATGTCAATTCACCACACCTACACCTACGGCAACTTTGTTCTGTTGCGGGGACAACCCTTTCCCTTTGGGGCTTCTCCCGTTCCGGGTGGCATCAATTTTTCCATCTACTCGAACTATGCCACCTCCATTACGCTGGTTCTATTCAAGAAAAACACGCCAGAGCCATTTGCTGAAATCCTCATTCCCAGAGAGTTTCGCCTTGGCAACGTTGCCAGCATCGTCGTCATGGGCCTAGATTATGAAGATATTGAGTATGGCTATCGCGTAGACGGGCCATATGCGCCTAGAGCCGGTCATCGGTTTGACAAAAGCAAAATTCTGCTCGATCCCTATGCCAAGAGTATCGGCGGTCGCGGTGTGTGGGGAGAAACTCCCAGAGACAATGACATCTATCCTTATCGTGCGCAGGTGATTGTCAATGATTTTGATTGGGAGGGCGATCGTCCCCTGGAAATTGCTGAAGAAGATTTGATCATCTACGAAATGCACGTACGGGGGTTTACCTGTCATCCTTCCTCAAAGGTTACACCCGCCCACCGGGGCACGTTTGCCGGATTACAAGAGAAAATTCCCTACCTGAAATCCTTGGGAGTGAATTGTGTCGAGTTGATGCCTGTGTTTGAGTTTGATGAACTTGACAATCCGCGCCACAATCCGCTCACGGGCGATCGGTTGTTCAACTATTGGGGCTATAGCACCGTAGGGTTTTATGCTCCCAAAGCTGGCTATGCCGCGACGGGGCGATCGGGTGGACAGGTGCAAGAACTGAAAACATTGGTGAAGGAGCTGCACCGCAACGGCATTGAAGTATTCCTAGATGTAGTCTTCAATCATACGGCTGAAGGGAATGAGTACGGCCCCACCATCTCGTTTCGCGGGTTAGACAACAAAACCTATTACATGCTGACGCCCGAAGGCTTTTACTATAACTTCAGCGGCTGTGGTAATACGCTCAACTGCAATCACCCGGTAGTGCGCAACTTTGTATTAGACTGCTTGCGCTACTGGGCCTCGGAATATCACATCGACGGCTTTCGCTTTGATTTGGCCTCCATTTTGGGACGTGATCCTTGCGGCATTCCGCTGGCTAATCCACCCCTGTTAGAGATTCTGGCATTTGATCCAATTTTGGCTAAGTGCAAGCTCATTGCTGAAGCTTGGGATGCAGGCGGATTGTATCAAGTCGGATCGTTTCCAGATTACGATCGCTGGGGCGAATGGAATGGCAAATTCCGCGATGACATGCGGCGGTTTTTGAAGTCTCAAGGGTGCCTGAAAGATGTGGCGCAACGAATGCAAGGATCGCCAGATATGTACGGTCGAGTCGGGCGACGAGTCAGCAGTTCCATCAATTTCATCACCGCCCATGACGGGTTTACCCTGACCGATTTAGTTAGCTATAACGAGAAGCACAATGAGTCCAATGGTGAAAACAATCAAGACGGAGACAACCACAACGAAAGCTGGAACTGTGGCGCTGAAGGCCCAACCACCGATATTGAGGTCAATACCCTACGACGCCGACAAATTCGTAACGCGATCGCGCTCTTGATGGTGAGTCAAGGCATTCCCATGATTTTAATGGGCGACGAAATGGGACGGACGCAAGCGGGCAACAACAATGCTTACTGTCACGATTCCGAGCTATCCTGGCTTGATTGGAATCTGCTGAAAACCAATGCGGCTCTGTTTCGCTTTGTCAAATCTTGCATCAGCTTTCGTCATGCCCATCCCGCCCTACGCAGCCGAGAATATTTCCGCCATCAAGATTATATGGGCAGCGGCTATCCCGATATTTCCTGGCATGGGGTAGAAGCTTGGCATCCAGACTGGTCAGATGAGACCCACACACTGGCGTTTCTGTTGTGTGGCAAACATGCACAAGCGGGAACGGCTCAAGATGATTTTATCTACGTGGCGATGAATATGCATTGGGAACCACATGGCTTTCAACTGCCGAAATTACCACCATTGATGCAGTGGCACGTATTTGCCAATACTTGGATGCAACCGCCCGATGATGTGTATGAACCAGGAACCGAACCCCCAATCGCCGAACAGAACTGGATCATGGTAGGTGCCCGATCGGTAGTGATTTTGGTGGGGCGATAG
- a CDS encoding response regulator has protein sequence MKLRIRILLMITSLLAGTVMLTTTMIVLGVRQAILKQTEANGILVAQFLARMARFSDRVPHDVDEAIGEQMVAQAAIVSRFIAVAEAAGRSSEEINAHLRAIAEQTVIDEVWVTDEHGHAYLRTDPEIDFKFDPDPVKQPQASAFWPLLRGETVVTQEARQREVDNRIFKYVGVSGVDQPRIVQVGEEVNILARLQQQIGVVRLVNELVDGETIIAVRIVDRDLKNLARSVTSGFHGTASLDHPTDLVNLRTAIEQGKTLSYRDKLLLKVIVPMFDERDRVSGATLLYLSTQHLRDAIINGLEQTALMTGLVFAVGLLASFILARKVTQPLADLTAAAAAVERDQFDPRHLASATTRQDELGLLAQMFQRMMHKVHEREQGLRDAKEALHRSEAYFRSLIEYSSDIVLILDRQGNVEYGSPSFTTILGYSLSDFWEHSLFDFVHPNSVATVQAALHQQLQEGVGLPFELQFRHRSGTWVIMEAISNNLLHDPAIAGIILNLRDITERKQAEELKTAKEAAEQANQAKSQFLANMSHELRTPLNAIIGYSEMLQEEAIDLAQDSFISDLKKIHGAGKHLLTLINDILDLSKIEAGRMDLYLETFEILPAIQEIIGTIEPLAAANQNTLVLNCAPNLGTMHADLTKIRQNLLNLLSNACKFTENGTITLTVQSVQNDSTPDRDNNKNEVKKDTSLTLFQVSDTGIGMTPEQVERIFEAFIQADASTTRKYGGTGLGLAITQQYCHLMGGEIRVESELGQGSCFTMQLPTIVQPSKQSSNLSKIDSQPFSRLASPCSTANTTDSKTPSKTLSTILVIDDDPTVHALMHRFLDREGFHIESAYSAQEGLQQAKKLQPSVITLDVLMPSIDGWTMLSALKSDPQLATIPVIMLTIFDNQPIGYALGAADYLIKPIDRSRLLQVLHQQVSYQSISRRPIAVQQVAPTGVELQPSTKPPILVVEDDFVTRDMVRTMLEDEGWSVIEAQNGRDGIHQLHHHQPGLILLDLMLPEMDGFNFVAELQKQEAWRSLPVVVVTAKHITQRDEQLLRGRVDCILEKGAYSCEELFTTVRRLVTQCTIRGTL, from the coding sequence ATGAAACTGCGAATTCGCATCCTGCTAATGATTACCTCTTTGCTGGCAGGAACCGTGATGCTAACCACAACAATGATTGTACTAGGGGTACGGCAAGCCATCCTAAAACAAACCGAAGCGAATGGCATTTTGGTGGCGCAATTTTTGGCTCGCATGGCGCGATTTTCCGATCGGGTTCCCCATGACGTGGATGAAGCTATTGGTGAACAAATGGTGGCGCAGGCGGCGATTGTCAGTCGTTTCATTGCTGTGGCCGAAGCAGCCGGGCGCTCGTCGGAAGAAATAAATGCTCACCTGCGAGCTATCGCTGAACAGACGGTGATTGATGAAGTGTGGGTGACAGATGAGCACGGCCATGCCTATCTCCGCACTGATCCAGAGATTGACTTCAAATTTGACCCTGATCCCGTGAAGCAACCCCAAGCTAGTGCCTTCTGGCCCTTACTAAGGGGTGAGACTGTGGTAACGCAAGAGGCGCGTCAGCGTGAGGTGGACAATCGGATCTTTAAGTATGTGGGCGTTAGCGGTGTCGATCAACCTCGCATTGTTCAAGTAGGGGAGGAAGTGAACATATTGGCGCGTTTGCAGCAACAAATAGGCGTTGTTCGCTTGGTGAATGAACTCGTGGATGGCGAAACCATCATAGCGGTTCGCATTGTCGATCGAGATTTAAAGAACTTGGCTCGCAGTGTTACATCTGGGTTTCACGGTACCGCCAGCCTAGATCATCCAACGGATTTGGTCAATCTGCGCACCGCGATCGAGCAGGGCAAAACGTTGAGCTATCGAGACAAGCTGTTGCTTAAGGTCATTGTGCCAATGTTTGATGAACGCGATCGGGTCAGTGGAGCAACGCTGTTGTATCTATCAACCCAGCATTTGCGCGACGCTATCATTAACGGGTTAGAACAAACAGCGCTCATGACAGGGCTGGTCTTTGCCGTTGGATTGCTAGCATCTTTTATATTGGCGCGCAAGGTCACTCAACCCCTGGCTGATTTGACCGCGGCTGCCGCGGCTGTTGAGCGCGATCAATTTGACCCCCGCCACCTTGCCTCGGCCACCACTCGTCAAGATGAACTCGGTTTGTTAGCCCAAATGTTCCAGCGCATGATGCATAAGGTGCACGAACGAGAACAGGGGTTACGGGATGCCAAAGAAGCCCTACATCGCAGCGAAGCCTATTTCCGATCGTTGATTGAATACTCCTCTGATATTGTTTTAATTTTGGATCGGCAAGGCAATGTCGAATACGGTAGCCCCTCGTTTACAACCATTTTGGGCTATTCCTTGTCTGACTTTTGGGAACATTCCTTATTTGATTTTGTTCACCCCAATTCTGTGGCAACGGTGCAAGCCGCGTTGCATCAACAGTTGCAGGAAGGAGTAGGATTGCCGTTTGAGCTTCAGTTTCGGCACCGCAGTGGCACCTGGGTAATCATGGAAGCCATCAGCAACAATCTGCTGCATGATCCGGCCATTGCTGGGATCATTCTCAACCTGCGCGACATTACTGAACGAAAACAGGCTGAAGAATTGAAAACCGCTAAAGAAGCTGCTGAGCAGGCTAATCAAGCCAAAAGCCAATTTTTGGCGAACATGAGTCATGAATTACGTACACCGCTCAATGCCATCATCGGCTATAGCGAAATGTTGCAAGAAGAAGCGATCGATCTAGCCCAAGACAGTTTCATCTCTGACCTCAAAAAGATTCATGGGGCTGGCAAACATTTACTGACACTCATTAATGACATTCTGGATCTATCCAAAATTGAAGCAGGGCGCATGGACTTGTATTTAGAAACGTTTGAGATTTTGCCAGCAATTCAGGAAATTATTGGCACGATCGAACCACTGGCAGCGGCCAATCAAAATACATTGGTGTTGAACTGTGCACCGAATTTGGGAACAATGCACGCTGATTTAACTAAGATCCGGCAAAACCTGCTGAATCTGTTAAGTAATGCCTGCAAATTCACAGAAAATGGAACGATTACACTTACGGTTCAATCGGTTCAAAACGATTCAACTCCAGATAGAGATAACAACAAAAATGAGGTCAAGAAAGATACATCACTGACGCTTTTTCAAGTTTCTGACACGGGTATCGGCATGACGCCAGAACAGGTAGAGCGAATATTTGAAGCGTTTATTCAAGCTGATGCATCAACCACGCGCAAGTATGGAGGTACAGGGCTAGGATTAGCTATTACTCAGCAATATTGTCATCTAATGGGAGGAGAGATTCGCGTCGAAAGTGAACTTGGACAAGGAAGCTGTTTTACCATGCAACTGCCGACGATTGTGCAACCTTCCAAACAGTCATCAAATTTGTCAAAAATTGACTCACAACCGTTTTCCAGACTTGCTTCCCCATGTTCTACTGCAAATACGACCGATTCTAAAACCCCTTCTAAAACTCTTTCAACTATCTTAGTCATTGATGATGATCCAACCGTTCATGCTTTGATGCATCGTTTTCTCGATCGAGAAGGCTTCCACATCGAAAGCGCTTATAGTGCCCAAGAAGGATTACAGCAAGCCAAAAAGCTACAGCCGAGTGTCATTACCCTTGATGTGTTAATGCCAAGTATCGACGGTTGGACTATGCTATCCGCATTGAAAAGTGATCCACAGTTGGCAACGATTCCGGTGATTATGTTGACGATTTTTGATAATCAACCGATTGGATATGCCTTGGGTGCAGCAGACTATTTGATCAAACCGATCGATCGATCACGGTTATTGCAAGTTTTACACCAGCAAGTGTCATACCAATCCATCTCCCGGCGACCCATTGCCGTGCAGCAAGTTGCCCCTACTGGGGTTGAGCTTCAACCCTCTACAAAGCCACCCATCTTGGTTGTAGAAGATGATTTTGTCACTCGCGATATGGTGCGCACTATGCTTGAAGACGAAGGTTGGTCTGTGATTGAAGCTCAAAATGGACGCGATGGCATTCATCAACTCCACCATCATCAACCAGGGTTAATCTTGCTTGATCTGATGTTGCCCGAAATGGATGGATTTAACTTTGTGGCAGAACTTCAAAAACAGGAAGCTTGGCGATCGTTACCCGTTGTGGTGGTGACGGCTAAACACATCACACAACGCGATGAACAATTGCTGCGAGGACGGGTAGACTGCATCCTAGAGAAAGGAGCCTACAGTTGCGAAGAGTTATTCACAACCGTTCGTCGTCTAGTTACCCAATGCACAATTCGGGGAACTCTGTAG
- a CDS encoding cysteine synthase A encodes MDITNGFVGTVGNTPLIRLNSFSEETGCNILGKAEFLNPGGSVKDRAALYIIKDAEERGLLKPGGTVVEGTAGNTGIGLAHICNAKGYKCLIIIPETQSQEKMDMLRTLGAEVRPVPAVPYRDPNNYVKLSGRVAEDMENAIWANQFDNLANRRAHYETTGPEIWSQTDGKIDAWVAATGTGGTYAGVSMFLKEKNPNIRCVLADPMGSALYNYFKTGELKSEGSSITEGIGTSRITANLEGAPVDDAIQVDDREALRVIYQLLNKEGLFMGGSVGINVGAAVALAKQLGPGHTIVTVLCDGGARYQSRLFNPEWLASKGLAVS; translated from the coding sequence ATGGATATTACGAATGGATTTGTTGGTACGGTTGGCAACACCCCACTAATTCGGCTCAATAGCTTTAGCGAAGAAACAGGCTGCAACATTTTGGGCAAGGCTGAATTTCTTAACCCCGGCGGCTCTGTAAAAGATCGGGCAGCGTTGTACATTATTAAAGATGCTGAAGAGCGGGGGCTACTTAAACCGGGAGGAACCGTTGTCGAAGGTACAGCAGGAAACACGGGCATTGGACTGGCGCACATCTGCAACGCCAAGGGTTACAAGTGTTTGATTATCATTCCAGAAACCCAGTCACAGGAAAAAATGGACATGCTGCGCACCTTGGGTGCAGAAGTGCGACCTGTTCCGGCTGTTCCCTATCGCGATCCAAATAACTATGTGAAGCTATCAGGTCGAGTAGCTGAGGACATGGAAAATGCGATCTGGGCCAATCAGTTCGACAATTTAGCTAATCGTCGTGCTCACTATGAAACCACCGGACCCGAAATTTGGTCTCAAACTGACGGAAAAATTGATGCGTGGGTGGCCGCTACTGGCACTGGCGGCACCTATGCAGGCGTATCAATGTTCTTAAAAGAAAAAAATCCTAATATTCGCTGTGTTTTAGCCGATCCAATGGGCAGTGCTTTATATAACTACTTTAAAACTGGGGAATTGAAATCAGAGGGAAGCTCAATTACTGAAGGGATTGGCACTAGCCGCATTACCGCCAATTTGGAAGGTGCTCCGGTGGACGATGCGATTCAAGTAGATGATCGCGAGGCCTTGCGCGTTATCTACCAACTGCTGAACAAAGAAGGCTTATTTATGGGCGGGTCAGTGGGTATTAATGTCGGAGCCGCCGTAGCCTTGGCGAAGCAACTTGGTCCCGGACACACCATTGTTACGGTTCTGTGTGATGGTGGTGCTCGATATCAATCGCGGTTGTTTAATCCAGAGTGGTTGGCATCAAAAGGTCTAGCCGTTTCCTAA
- a CDS encoding adenylate/guanylate cyclase domain-containing protein, whose product MLNQGLVLVVDDNEMNRDLLSRRLQRQGFTIMMAADGQQALDKIRSQPFDLVLLDVMMPQLNGYQVLEYLKADATLRHIPVIMISAIDDMDSVIRCIELGAEDYLFKPFNQTLLKARISACLEKKRLRDQEQAFLKQIQIEQEKSERLLLNVLPKPIADRLKQGQQTIADNFAEVTVLFADIVGFTKLSAALTPTELVTLLNQIFSEFDALVEHYQLEKIKTIGDSYLVVGGLPTPRGDHAAAIAELALAMQATITQIALPPSYPDANLLTMRIGIHTGAVGAGVIGTTKFAYDLWGDTVNTASRMESHGQPGKIQVSAATYELLKATYEFQARGPIAVKGKGEMLTYWLMGRSPA is encoded by the coding sequence ATGCTAAATCAGGGGCTAGTACTTGTTGTAGACGATAATGAAATGAACCGCGATCTGTTATCGCGACGGCTACAGCGCCAAGGGTTTACTATTATGATGGCCGCCGACGGTCAACAAGCCCTAGACAAAATTCGATCGCAACCGTTTGATCTAGTTTTGCTCGATGTGATGATGCCGCAGTTGAACGGATATCAGGTATTGGAATATCTCAAAGCTGATGCAACTTTGCGACATATTCCTGTCATCATGATCTCTGCGATTGATGATATGGATAGTGTCATCCGCTGCATTGAATTGGGGGCTGAAGATTACCTGTTTAAACCTTTTAATCAAACATTATTAAAGGCTCGAATTAGCGCTTGTTTAGAAAAGAAACGGTTACGCGATCAAGAACAAGCGTTTCTGAAACAAATTCAAATTGAGCAAGAAAAATCCGAACGCCTCTTGCTGAATGTGTTACCGAAACCGATTGCCGATCGCCTTAAACAAGGACAGCAAACCATTGCCGATAATTTTGCAGAAGTAACAGTTTTGTTTGCCGATATTGTGGGCTTCACCAAGCTATCAGCAGCCCTCACGCCCACCGAGCTAGTGACATTGCTCAACCAAATTTTTTCTGAATTTGATGCCCTAGTGGAACATTATCAGCTTGAAAAAATTAAAACGATCGGAGATTCGTATCTGGTGGTTGGAGGGTTACCCACTCCTAGGGGTGATCATGCCGCTGCCATTGCAGAGTTAGCGCTGGCCATGCAAGCAACCATCACCCAGATTGCTTTGCCCCCCAGTTATCCAGATGCAAACTTGCTGACAATGCGGATTGGAATTCATACAGGCGCAGTTGGGGCAGGCGTCATTGGCACGACAAAGTTTGCCTACGATTTATGGGGAGATACAGTCAACACTGCTAGCCGCATGGAATCTCACGGGCAGCCTGGCAAGATTCAAGTCTCCGCTGCTACTTATGAACTGCTGAAAGCAACCTATGAATTTCAAGCCAGAGGCCCGATCGCGGTGAAAGGGAAAGGTGAGATGCTGACGTATTGGCTGATGGGTAGATCTCCAGCTTAG
- a CDS encoding metallophosphoesterase translates to MQLLESMAVDASDQVYFVGDLIDRGPKSAQVVQFIRENAYACVLGNHEQLLLDAFPDNKVSELALRAWLQSGGHTTVASFDDPEHLLDSLSWFRSLPTHLDLGDIWLVHAGLHPKLPIHAQTTQEFCWIREEFHCSKKPYFSDKLIITGHTITFTLPGVLPGELASGQGWLDIDTGAYHPKSGWLTGVDYTNQQVYQVNVFQSQQRSLPLETAVVQVEPSQVSPSTRRRQLLFP, encoded by the coding sequence ATGCAGTTACTGGAGTCTATGGCGGTAGATGCCAGCGATCAAGTGTATTTTGTGGGCGACTTGATTGATCGTGGCCCCAAAAGTGCGCAAGTGGTTCAGTTTATCCGTGAAAATGCTTACGCTTGCGTGTTGGGGAACCATGAGCAACTTTTGCTGGATGCATTTCCCGATAACAAAGTCTCGGAGCTAGCCCTAAGAGCATGGCTGCAAAGCGGTGGGCACACCACCGTCGCCAGTTTTGATGACCCTGAACACTTATTAGACAGCTTAAGTTGGTTTCGATCGCTGCCAACTCATCTTGACCTTGGAGATATTTGGCTCGTTCATGCTGGGTTACATCCTAAGCTACCGATCCATGCTCAAACTACTCAAGAGTTTTGTTGGATTCGCGAAGAATTTCATTGCAGCAAAAAACCCTACTTCTCTGACAAATTGATCATCACAGGTCATACAATTACCTTCACCTTGCCAGGAGTATTGCCAGGGGAATTGGCATCTGGACAGGGTTGGTTGGATATTGATACCGGAGCGTATCATCCCAAAAGCGGTTGGCTGACTGGGGTTGATTACACCAATCAGCAAGTTTATCAGGTGAATGTGTTTCAGTCCCAGCAACGATCGCTGCCACTTGAAACAGCCGTAGTGCAGGTTGAGCCGTCACAAGTGTCCCCTTCGACTCGGCGACGGCAATTGCTATTTCCTTGA
- a CDS encoding DUF1995 family protein, with amino-acid sequence MPLPQSLEEAISQAQVSTKAAIADGRGRLQVELLFPELKVMPVAQQFLPAFEDLGNKLRVYFPDAGAAALARRDWGEKPYAIRGISDMNAAIQPDEEMLLFVEPSSVEVQAVEQLCQEALDRSVVLLNPRMEDIAIIGIGYAGRQLRERFLNTFESCYYIRPLDGAAVFRAYPSPWQVWVEKGDTYELLAETPSKPVGEALDRLLAGENAESSSLEGTAPRRRGLLASMQQFLRALSQ; translated from the coding sequence ATGCCTCTCCCCCAATCCCTCGAAGAAGCTATCTCTCAAGCCCAAGTATCCACCAAAGCCGCGATCGCCGATGGCCGGGGTCGGCTGCAAGTGGAATTACTATTTCCAGAGCTGAAAGTCATGCCAGTGGCTCAGCAATTTTTACCCGCCTTTGAAGATTTAGGCAATAAACTCCGGGTTTATTTTCCCGATGCCGGAGCGGCGGCATTGGCGCGCCGAGATTGGGGCGAGAAACCCTATGCGATTCGGGGCATTAGCGATATGAATGCAGCAATTCAGCCCGATGAAGAGATGTTGCTGTTTGTGGAGCCGTCTTCGGTAGAGGTGCAAGCGGTTGAACAACTGTGTCAAGAAGCCCTCGATCGATCGGTGGTGTTACTGAACCCACGCATGGAAGATATTGCCATTATTGGCATTGGCTATGCAGGGCGGCAATTGCGCGAGCGATTTTTGAATACTTTCGAATCTTGCTATTACATTCGTCCCTTGGATGGTGCAGCGGTATTTCGAGCCTATCCGTCCCCGTGGCAAGTATGGGTCGAAAAAGGCGATACCTACGAACTCTTGGCAGAAACCCCAAGCAAACCCGTTGGAGAAGCGCTCGATCGACTGCTAGCCGGTGAGAATGCCGAATCATCCAGTTTGGAAGGAACCGCTCCTCGACGGCGAGGACTGTTGGCATCGATGCAACAATTCCTCAGAGCCTTGAGCCAATAG
- the gcvH gene encoding glycine cleavage system protein GcvH, whose product MAFDYPEDLRYLDSHEYARLDGEIATIGITAFAVDQLGDIVFLELPDVGDALEKGKTFGTVESVKAVEDLKAPVSGTVIERNDALLDTPEQLADDPYGEAWMLKVRVDEPDELDDAMTADEYRAQVEGE is encoded by the coding sequence ATGGCGTTCGATTATCCTGAAGATTTGAGATACCTCGACTCCCATGAGTATGCTCGTCTAGATGGCGAAATCGCGACGATCGGCATTACGGCTTTTGCGGTCGATCAATTAGGCGATATTGTGTTTCTAGAACTGCCAGACGTGGGCGATGCTCTAGAAAAAGGGAAAACTTTTGGTACGGTAGAATCAGTGAAAGCCGTTGAAGATTTGAAAGCTCCTGTTTCTGGCACGGTCATAGAGCGCAATGATGCCCTGCTTGATACACCTGAACAACTAGCAGACGATCCCTATGGTGAAGCTTGGATGTTAAAGGTGCGGGTCGATGAACCGGATGAATTGGATGATGCGATGACCGCCGATGAATATCGAGCGCAGGTTGAAGGAGAGTGA